The Collimonas sp. PA-H2 genome contains a region encoding:
- a CDS encoding LysR substrate-binding domain-containing protein: MRRLPPLNALQVFETVARHQNITRAADHLCLTQGAVSRQILILEEYFGFPLFVRHPRGLTLTAEGESLLPAVRDSFSRLEEISNRLTRQRTDLALKVPTCVMRWIYPKIMSFQAEHPDIQLQVTTALQHSVDFQREPFDAAIVYGAPSGSGTNSLLLFTEQLTPMCAPSMLKDKPRWQAEDLAQQTLLHPTRDHRDWEMWLHYAGIKNVDANGGQSFDTLDLAVNAAAQGFGMAIGDCMLASDDLEMQRLVKPFDCIMPGESYYFVYPDSVANQEKITTFRTWISQYCGAPAIGS, translated from the coding sequence ATGCGCAGATTGCCACCGCTTAATGCATTGCAAGTATTTGAGACCGTCGCCCGCCACCAAAACATCACGCGCGCGGCTGACCACCTGTGCCTGACCCAAGGAGCGGTAAGCCGTCAGATACTGATACTTGAGGAATACTTCGGATTCCCGCTATTTGTTCGGCACCCGCGCGGCCTGACCTTGACGGCCGAAGGCGAGTCGCTACTCCCGGCGGTACGGGACAGTTTCTCTCGCTTGGAAGAAATCTCGAATCGATTGACGCGTCAGCGCACCGATCTGGCATTGAAGGTGCCGACCTGCGTGATGCGCTGGATTTACCCTAAGATCATGTCGTTCCAGGCCGAGCATCCAGATATACAGCTTCAGGTAACGACCGCCTTGCAGCACAGTGTGGATTTTCAGCGCGAACCGTTTGATGCGGCGATTGTGTATGGCGCGCCATCCGGCAGCGGCACCAATTCACTGCTGCTGTTTACCGAACAGTTAACGCCAATGTGCGCACCGTCCATGCTTAAGGACAAGCCTCGATGGCAAGCGGAGGATTTGGCGCAGCAAACCTTGCTGCATCCGACCCGCGATCATCGTGATTGGGAAATGTGGCTGCACTACGCCGGCATCAAGAATGTCGACGCTAACGGCGGCCAGAGTTTCGATACGCTGGATCTTGCGGTCAACGCTGCAGCGCAAGGATTCGGCATGGCCATCGGCGATTGCATGCTGGCCAGCGATGATTTGGAAATGCAGCGCCTGGTCAAGCCATTCGACTGCATCATGCCCGGAGAAAGCTACTATTTCGTGTACCCGGACAGTGTCGCCAATCAAGAAAAAATAACGACCTTCCGGACCTGGATCAGCCAGTATTGCGGAGCACCGGCAATCGGCAGTTAA
- a CDS encoding PotD/PotF family extracellular solute-binding protein yields the protein MQDTSIKNIKRRQVIKTIGASIAASTVAAPFVNVGAQEKSFSGKTLRFLTWSDDTGLAALRNIAASFSAKTGAKIIADRADGTSGMVAKLKAAGSKPQYDVITLAGVGASGLGDAGLLMQPDLARLPNLKDVPQQYRSGANGFGVGYLLWTDGLIYNTKTMKAAPASHEALWDPKYSGRIFLPPPSWVEAVDLAIIAAQMSGGSQRSIEPGFKKLEQLKDRIMLLGENPNQVAELFRTGALDLGGIYSPAFFPAAIKKPEYNMGVTYDMKEGFAAQLMYTVIPKSHPGDLDLIHAFINHSLDPVVQGKMAADVLNGPVNSKAIVSADGSRFVPSARHIAEKALIHDDKALSVVQSEWVRRYTEMFSA from the coding sequence ATGCAAGATACGAGCATTAAAAACATCAAGCGACGTCAGGTCATTAAAACAATTGGCGCATCGATTGCCGCATCGACTGTCGCGGCTCCGTTTGTGAACGTGGGTGCACAGGAAAAGAGCTTCAGCGGAAAAACGTTGCGCTTCCTTACCTGGTCTGACGATACCGGACTGGCCGCATTGCGCAATATCGCCGCCAGTTTCTCTGCCAAGACCGGCGCCAAGATCATCGCCGACCGGGCCGATGGCACTTCCGGCATGGTGGCCAAGTTGAAGGCTGCCGGCAGCAAGCCGCAATATGACGTGATCACCCTGGCGGGCGTAGGCGCTTCCGGACTGGGCGACGCCGGGCTGTTGATGCAACCGGATCTGGCGCGCTTGCCGAATCTGAAGGATGTGCCGCAACAGTATCGCAGCGGCGCCAATGGTTTCGGCGTCGGTTACCTGTTGTGGACCGACGGCCTGATATACAACACCAAGACCATGAAGGCGGCTCCAGCATCCCACGAGGCGCTGTGGGACCCGAAATACAGCGGCCGTATTTTCCTGCCGCCGCCAAGCTGGGTCGAAGCAGTCGATCTGGCGATCATTGCCGCACAAATGTCCGGCGGCTCGCAAAGAAGTATTGAGCCGGGTTTCAAGAAGCTGGAGCAACTGAAGGACCGTATCATGCTGCTCGGCGAAAATCCGAACCAGGTTGCAGAGCTGTTCCGCACCGGCGCCTTGGATCTGGGCGGCATTTACTCGCCGGCATTCTTCCCCGCAGCGATCAAAAAGCCTGAATACAACATGGGCGTGACCTATGACATGAAAGAAGGCTTTGCGGCGCAGCTCATGTACACCGTGATCCCGAAATCGCATCCGGGCGATCTGGACCTGATCCATGCTTTCATCAATCACTCGCTTGATCCGGTGGTGCAAGGAAAAATGGCTGCCGATGTGCTGAACGGGCCCGTGAATTCCAAAGCCATCGTGTCTGCCGATGGCAGCCGCTTTGTCCCGAGCGCGCGCCACATTGCCGAAAAGGCTTTGATCCATGACGACAAAGCACTGTCGGTAGTACAAAGCGAATGGGTGCGCCGCTATACCGAAATGTTCTCGGCGTAA
- a CDS encoding ABC transporter permease, which translates to MMLARNSHTRAWLLLLPVLLFLAVLAAAALAVLRMSLGSNGNEWNSFSLASYADLIKPYYVKSALLTMRLAFQSTVAAVLLAIPVAIAMARAKSKLARRLLLTGVLLPLLVNLLLQSYGWLIILGPAGVLNNTLLSLGIVQRPLQWLYRENGVLLGLIQTAFPLAVLPMASAMKAVSSTYEEAAATLGASRWQIMRDILLPMAMPGILSGALLVFAYNASAFAVPLLLGGRRVNMLAVLVRDQIAPLLNWPGASAAGVALMVATLAVMALSQKLVQRSQRIAGSAQ; encoded by the coding sequence ATGATGCTGGCGAGAAACTCCCATACCCGCGCATGGCTGCTGCTGCTACCGGTGCTGCTATTCCTGGCAGTGCTGGCGGCAGCCGCGCTGGCAGTGCTGCGTATGAGCCTTGGCTCCAATGGCAATGAATGGAACAGTTTTTCGCTGGCCAGCTATGCCGACCTGATCAAGCCGTACTACGTGAAATCGGCCCTGCTGACCATGCGCCTGGCATTCCAGAGCACGGTGGCGGCAGTGCTGCTGGCGATCCCGGTAGCGATTGCGATGGCGCGCGCCAAATCGAAATTGGCACGGCGCTTGCTGCTGACTGGCGTGCTGTTGCCGTTGCTGGTCAACCTGCTGCTGCAAAGCTATGGCTGGCTGATCATTCTCGGCCCTGCGGGCGTACTGAACAATACCTTGCTGTCGCTTGGCATCGTGCAGCGGCCGCTGCAATGGCTATATCGTGAAAACGGCGTCTTGCTTGGGCTGATACAGACGGCTTTTCCCTTAGCTGTGCTGCCGATGGCGAGCGCAATGAAAGCGGTCTCCAGCACCTACGAAGAAGCTGCCGCCACGCTAGGCGCAAGCCGTTGGCAAATCATGCGCGACATCCTGTTGCCAATGGCGATGCCGGGAATTCTGTCGGGCGCCTTGCTGGTGTTCGCCTACAACGCCAGCGCTTTTGCAGTGCCGCTGCTGCTCGGCGGCCGGCGCGTCAACATGCTGGCAGTGCTGGTGCGCGATCAGATTGCACCATTGCTGAACTGGCCGGGGGCATCAGCCGCCGGCGTCGCATTGATGGTGGCGACATTGGCTGTGATGGCGCTGTCGCAGAAACTAGTCCAGCGTTCACAGCGCATCGCCGGGAGTGCGCAATGA
- a CDS encoding ABC transporter permease, with protein MMSIANRILPGQLTRFTGVLATTVLLLAALPIMTMIVMSFSASDTLAFPPSAYSLQWYRSAWQTFVSPDSSDVLSMGQALGTSLMVAVATMLIAAAVSIPAAYALHRFDFPGKGIVEQFIALPMVYPLVMLGISLLLVFDYFPVELGLFRLVIAHVILALPFAVKNCSASLVGIGPEYEEAAFLMGASPLRAMFDVVFPLMRPGILAGMLFAFIVSFNEFTVTFFLYDVNSMTLPVWLYSRTVSSLDPTVFSFAVFIVLIDFILIWLLEKLVGEEGVAM; from the coding sequence ATGATGTCAATCGCTAATCGCATCCTGCCTGGCCAGCTGACCCGCTTTACCGGTGTCCTGGCGACCACGGTGCTGCTGCTGGCCGCGCTGCCGATCATGACCATGATCGTCATGTCGTTCAGCGCCTCGGACACGCTGGCTTTTCCGCCATCCGCTTACAGCCTGCAATGGTACCGCTCGGCCTGGCAGACCTTTGTGTCGCCGGACAGCAGCGACGTGCTGTCGATGGGGCAGGCGCTGGGCACCAGCCTGATGGTCGCAGTGGCAACCATGCTGATTGCCGCGGCGGTCTCGATTCCTGCCGCCTACGCGCTACATCGCTTCGATTTTCCCGGCAAGGGCATCGTGGAACAGTTCATCGCGCTGCCGATGGTGTATCCGCTAGTGATGTTGGGAATCTCGCTGTTGCTGGTATTTGACTATTTCCCGGTTGAGTTGGGCTTGTTCCGGCTGGTCATCGCGCATGTGATCCTGGCGTTGCCGTTCGCCGTCAAAAACTGTTCCGCATCGCTGGTCGGTATCGGACCGGAATATGAAGAAGCCGCATTTCTGATGGGCGCCAGCCCGCTGCGGGCGATGTTCGACGTCGTGTTTCCGCTGATGCGCCCTGGAATACTGGCGGGCATGCTGTTCGCTTTTATCGTGTCCTTCAATGAATTCACGGTGACGTTTTTTCTGTATGACGTTAACAGCATGACGCTGCCGGTCTGGCTGTATAGCCGCACGGTATCGTCATTGGATCCGACGGTGTTCTCGTTTGCCGTGTTTATCGTGCTGATCGACTTTATCCTGATCTGGCTGCTTGAAAAACTGGTTGGCGAAGAGGGTGTGGCGATGTAA
- a CDS encoding ABC transporter ATP-binding protein, producing MSNSLVIENICKQFGAGPGATQVVKNINLTIPEGKMVCFLGPSGCGKTTLLRMIAGLEIPTSGRMSMAGRDLTPVPASQRDFGMVFQSLALFPHMTVAANIAYPLKLRGMDKAAQAKRVDELLQLIQLQHMTNRPVAQLSGGQRQRVAIARALASAPKLLLLDEPLSALDAKLREAMQVEIRQLQQRLGITAIMVTHDQREAMTMADVIVVMEHGRIAQIGTPLEVYRDPVNEFVADFIGLGNILPALPSGPNSVQLAGGQRIQVEASDKPARQFPAGQEIRLLIRPEDVCLQMDQKNHAAENCIPGEVAFIRDVGSSLEATINCSGFELTIAASPRDVPGLKLGMSVMARLPPHSCKLIDASPRH from the coding sequence ATGAGCAATAGTTTAGTCATCGAAAATATTTGCAAGCAGTTCGGCGCAGGACCAGGCGCGACGCAAGTGGTCAAGAACATCAATTTGACCATCCCCGAAGGCAAGATGGTGTGTTTTCTGGGGCCATCGGGCTGCGGTAAAACTACTTTGCTGCGCATGATCGCCGGCCTTGAAATACCGACCAGTGGCCGTATGAGCATGGCCGGCCGCGATCTGACGCCGGTGCCCGCCAGTCAGCGCGATTTCGGCATGGTGTTTCAATCGCTGGCCCTGTTTCCGCACATGACCGTCGCTGCCAACATCGCCTATCCCTTGAAACTGCGCGGCATGGACAAGGCAGCGCAAGCAAAGCGTGTCGACGAATTGCTGCAGCTGATTCAACTGCAGCACATGACGAATCGCCCGGTGGCGCAGTTGTCGGGCGGTCAGCGGCAACGGGTAGCGATTGCACGGGCTCTGGCGTCGGCGCCGAAACTGCTGTTGCTGGATGAGCCGCTATCGGCGCTCGATGCCAAATTGCGCGAAGCGATGCAAGTAGAGATCCGCCAGTTGCAACAGCGTCTTGGCATCACTGCCATCATGGTCACCCACGATCAGCGTGAAGCAATGACGATGGCCGATGTCATCGTGGTGATGGAGCACGGAAGGATTGCGCAGATCGGCACGCCGCTAGAGGTGTATCGCGATCCTGTGAATGAATTCGTCGCAGATTTTATCGGTCTGGGAAATATTCTCCCGGCGCTTCCTTCCGGACCAAACAGCGTACAGCTGGCGGGAGGCCAGCGGATACAGGTAGAGGCATCGGACAAGCCGGCGCGCCAGTTTCCCGCCGGACAGGAGATCCGTCTGCTGATACGCCCGGAAGACGTGTGCCTGCAAATGGATCAGAAAAATCATGCGGCTGAAAATTGCATCCCAGGCGAAGTCGCATTCATCCGCGACGTCGGTTCGTCATTGGAAGCCACGATCAATTGCAGCGGCTTTGAACTGACTATCGCTGCCAGTCCGCGCGATGTGCCGGGCCTGAAGCTCGGCATGTCCGTGATGGCCAGGCTGCCCCCGCATTCTTGCAAGCTGATCGACGCTAGTCCGCGGCACTAA
- a CDS encoding transporter substrate-binding domain-containing protein, with amino-acid sequence MLLCAGLLHAAPSQADVIDNIVKSGTVKIGVFMDYPPFGSIGPDMKPIGYDIDMAVIIGKALNAKVELVQVTGDNRMAYLAGHKVDLLLSVGQTPERAKVIDFSDAYAPYYLAVFGGKKLAVKSEGDLAGKTISVARGTLEDLSITKVAPESANIKRFDDPNGAISAFLSGQAQMMVVGNDVGATIMEKNPSTSLEQKFQLFSSPDHVGQNKNEPRLMKKVNDAIVQAKKDGSLDKLSKKWLHVPLPANL; translated from the coding sequence ATGCTGCTGTGCGCCGGGCTGCTGCATGCAGCGCCTAGCCAGGCGGATGTCATCGACAATATCGTCAAGTCGGGCACCGTGAAAATCGGCGTATTCATGGACTACCCGCCATTCGGTTCCATCGGTCCGGATATGAAGCCGATCGGCTATGACATTGACATGGCGGTGATCATCGGCAAGGCGTTAAATGCCAAAGTCGAACTGGTGCAAGTCACTGGAGACAATCGGATGGCCTATCTGGCCGGCCACAAAGTGGATCTGCTGCTGTCGGTCGGGCAAACGCCGGAGCGCGCCAAAGTCATCGATTTTTCCGATGCCTATGCACCTTACTACCTGGCGGTGTTCGGCGGCAAGAAGCTGGCGGTCAAGTCCGAAGGCGATCTGGCTGGAAAAACCATTTCCGTGGCCCGCGGCACCCTGGAAGATTTAAGCATCACCAAAGTTGCGCCGGAGAGCGCGAATATCAAGCGCTTCGATGATCCGAACGGCGCAATTTCCGCCTTCCTGTCAGGCCAGGCGCAGATGATGGTGGTCGGTAATGATGTCGGCGCCACCATCATGGAAAAGAATCCTTCCACCAGCCTGGAGCAAAAATTCCAGCTGTTCAGCTCCCCGGATCACGTAGGACAAAACAAGAACGAACCGCGCTTGATGAAGAAGGTTAATGACGCCATCGTTCAGGCGAAAAAGGACGGCAGCCTCGACAAGCTCTCGAAAAAATGGCTGCACGTTCCGCTACCGGCTAATTTGTAA
- a CDS encoding amino acid ABC transporter permease — protein sequence MGYILDFSDLQQYSGMLLKGIAITLGLTAISTLLGALIGIGGAALQWMGGKRSRTVIASYVELIRNTPFIVQLFFVFFGLPSMGVQITEMQAAVLAMTINLGAYTIEIVRAGIEAVSRGQYQAALAIGLTQRQAFRSIVLPQAVATVFPALACQVLIVMLGSAVVSQISVTDLTYAANYIQSRNFRSFEIYLIITAIYLVLAIVLRRLMNRMASGLFAGRVR from the coding sequence ATGGGTTACATATTGGATTTCAGCGATTTGCAGCAATATTCCGGCATGTTGCTAAAAGGGATTGCGATCACGCTCGGACTGACCGCGATCTCGACTTTGCTGGGCGCGCTGATCGGCATTGGCGGCGCTGCGTTGCAATGGATGGGCGGCAAGCGGAGCCGCACCGTGATTGCCTCCTACGTTGAACTGATCAGGAATACACCGTTTATCGTCCAGTTGTTCTTTGTTTTTTTCGGCTTGCCGAGCATGGGCGTCCAGATCACGGAAATGCAGGCGGCGGTGCTGGCCATGACCATCAACCTGGGTGCTTATACGATTGAAATCGTGCGCGCCGGGATAGAGGCGGTATCGCGCGGCCAGTATCAGGCGGCGCTGGCGATAGGCTTGACCCAACGCCAGGCATTTCGCTCGATCGTGCTGCCGCAAGCCGTCGCCACCGTATTTCCAGCGCTGGCTTGCCAGGTGCTGATCGTGATGCTGGGCTCGGCAGTGGTGTCGCAAATATCGGTAACAGACCTGACCTATGCGGCCAACTATATACAGTCGCGGAATTTCCGCTCTTTTGAAATCTATTTGATCATCACCGCGATCTATCTGGTGCTGGCGATCGTCTTGCGACGCCTGATGAACCGGATGGCGAGCGGGCTTTTTGCAGGACGGGTGCGATGA
- a CDS encoding amino acid ABC transporter permease, producing the protein MNEFTLWDMGSNLLMAARWTVLLSLIAFIGGGVLGMALLVLRISGNQWLEKIIDWYIEIFQGTPLLMQLFMVFFGLPLMGIEVSPWIAASVTLTLYTSAYLVEIWGGCVNAISRGQWNAGASLGMSYIQQLRHIVLPQALRIAIAPTVGFLVQVVKSTALTSIIGLIELTKTGNMLTNSTFRPFPIYGMVALLYFAMCFPLTWYARALEQRHRNNSSR; encoded by the coding sequence ATGAACGAGTTTACCTTGTGGGATATGGGCAGCAATCTGTTGATGGCAGCGCGCTGGACAGTGTTGCTGTCGCTGATAGCCTTCATCGGCGGTGGCGTGCTCGGCATGGCGCTGCTGGTATTGCGTATCTCCGGCAATCAGTGGCTGGAAAAAATCATCGACTGGTATATCGAGATCTTCCAGGGTACGCCTTTGCTGATGCAGCTGTTCATGGTGTTTTTTGGTTTGCCGTTGATGGGGATCGAGGTTTCGCCATGGATCGCGGCTAGCGTGACGCTGACGCTATACACCAGCGCTTATCTGGTCGAAATATGGGGCGGCTGCGTCAACGCCATTTCGCGTGGTCAGTGGAATGCAGGCGCCAGCCTCGGCATGAGCTATATCCAGCAATTGCGTCATATCGTCTTGCCGCAAGCGTTGCGCATTGCGATTGCGCCGACCGTCGGCTTTCTGGTGCAGGTCGTCAAAAGTACCGCGCTGACTTCCATCATCGGGCTGATCGAACTGACCAAGACCGGCAATATGCTGACCAATTCCACATTCCGTCCTTTTCCGATTTACGGCATGGTGGCGCTGTTGTATTTCGCCATGTGCTTCCCTTTGACCTGGTATGCACGCGCACTGGAACAGCGGCATCGGAATAACTCTTCACGTTGA
- a CDS encoding 5-guanidino-2-oxopentanoate decarboxylase: MSEVSAASSTTVTCGEVLVQLLENYGVKLVFGIPGVHTVELYRGLAASTMRHVTPRHEQGAGFMADGYARVTGKPGVCFIITGPGMTNIATAMAQAYADSIPMLVISSVNARHQLGNGNGNLHELPSQRNVFSGFTAFSHTLMCAEDLPLVLARAFAVFDSARPRPVHIEIPLDVIVAPAGHISTAMPGRSSRPGPDQESVMQAVALLKQARRPLILAGGGAIDGSAELREIAERLQAPTALTINAKGLLAARHPLLLGSTQSTAVTRELVKQADVVLAIGTELGETDYDTVFDGGFRIPGKLIRIDIDAQQLTRNYPASIAIVSDARKALGALLQQLPAVAPAHDNDWGSTRVALLRRQIDAELDRPACMQQRFLQTVAAALPNAVYVGDSTQPVYTGNITFDANAPRSWFNSSTGYGTLGYALPAAIGAKLGSSKAPVICLIGDGGLQFTLPELASAVEAKAPVIVLLWNNLGYGEIKKYMENRDITPIGVDIYTPDFIAIARGFGCQAKHVGNCTELTEALQLAVQVKVPTVIEISESEWNQQAA; the protein is encoded by the coding sequence ATGTCTGAAGTATCAGCGGCCTCATCCACAACGGTTACCTGTGGCGAAGTGCTGGTGCAATTGCTCGAAAACTATGGCGTAAAACTGGTCTTCGGGATACCTGGCGTGCATACTGTCGAGCTGTACCGCGGTCTCGCGGCCTCAACCATGCGTCACGTCACGCCGCGACATGAGCAGGGCGCCGGCTTCATGGCAGACGGTTATGCACGCGTCACCGGCAAGCCTGGCGTCTGCTTCATCATCACCGGCCCCGGCATGACCAACATCGCCACGGCGATGGCGCAGGCCTATGCCGATTCGATCCCGATGCTGGTGATTTCCAGCGTCAATGCGCGCCATCAACTGGGCAACGGCAACGGCAATCTGCATGAGTTGCCATCGCAACGCAATGTGTTTTCCGGCTTCACCGCCTTCTCGCACACCTTGATGTGCGCTGAAGATCTGCCGCTGGTGCTGGCGCGTGCGTTTGCAGTATTCGACAGCGCCCGCCCTCGGCCTGTGCATATTGAAATTCCGCTGGATGTGATCGTTGCGCCGGCTGGCCATATATCGACGGCGATGCCGGGCCGTTCATCGCGTCCGGGGCCGGATCAGGAAAGTGTGATGCAAGCTGTTGCGCTGTTGAAGCAAGCGCGCCGGCCGTTGATACTGGCGGGTGGCGGCGCGATCGACGGCAGTGCAGAGCTGCGCGAAATTGCCGAACGGCTGCAAGCACCCACCGCCTTGACGATCAACGCCAAAGGATTGCTGGCGGCGCGGCATCCCTTGCTGCTTGGTTCGACACAATCTACCGCTGTCACACGCGAGCTGGTGAAGCAGGCAGACGTAGTGCTGGCGATCGGCACCGAATTGGGCGAAACAGACTACGATACCGTATTCGATGGCGGCTTCCGGATTCCGGGAAAACTGATACGTATCGATATCGATGCACAGCAGCTCACGCGCAACTATCCGGCGTCGATTGCCATCGTCTCGGATGCGCGTAAGGCGCTTGGCGCCCTGTTGCAGCAATTGCCAGCCGTCGCGCCGGCTCATGACAACGATTGGGGCAGCACGCGCGTGGCGCTCCTGCGCCGGCAAATCGATGCCGAGCTGGATCGCCCGGCATGCATGCAGCAGCGATTCCTGCAGACTGTGGCAGCGGCCTTGCCGAATGCCGTGTATGTCGGCGATTCCACGCAACCGGTTTATACCGGCAACATCACGTTCGACGCCAATGCGCCGCGCTCCTGGTTCAATTCATCGACCGGCTATGGCACGCTGGGCTATGCCTTGCCGGCGGCTATCGGCGCCAAATTAGGTTCTTCCAAGGCGCCCGTGATCTGCCTGATCGGCGATGGCGGCCTGCAATTTACCTTGCCGGAATTGGCCAGCGCGGTCGAGGCCAAGGCGCCGGTGATCGTCTTGCTCTGGAATAATCTAGGTTATGGCGAGATAAAAAAATATATGGAAAATCGGGATATCACGCCAATCGGGGTCGATATTTATACGCCGGATTTCATCGCGATTGCGCGTGGCTTCGGTTGTCAGGCCAAGCATGTCGGCAATTGCACCGAACTGACTGAGGCATTGCAACTGGCGGTGCAAGTCAAAGTACCAACGGTGATTGAGATTTCGGAATCTGAATGGAATCAACAGGCGGCCTGA
- a CDS encoding aldehyde dehydrogenase family protein produces MSYPTQQFHPQIYIGGKWCDAQSDQRASIINPATEELLGEVAMAGKADVHAAVSAAVAAKAAWADTSGQVRAGYLRAIAQAVLAQRDQLAQLQTANNGKPLAEAAIDVEDVIATFNYYADLAAELDAEQDQQVSLPSSDYRANLRREPCGVVGLIVPWNFPMVTAAWKVAPALAAGCTVVLKPSEITPLPELALAAIIDQVRLPAGVFNLVTGSGAEVGAALVAHPGLSKVSFTGSTAIGSAVMKSAADDLKGVSLELGGKSAALVFADADIEAALDIVCGGIFFNCGQMCSATSRLLVDKSIAENFIARLKQRIETIVVGDPLASATQMGPITSAQQYQRVQQYIQQGLASGARLLTGGGRPADLLKGYFLAPTVFTEVPLDSAIWREEIFGPVLCVNTFDTEDEAVRIANDSDFGLVATLLTGDEQRAARVSAALQVGLVWVNSGQVIFPQTSWGGMKKSSIGRELGPWGMHAFQEIKHVISAVRK; encoded by the coding sequence ATGTCATATCCAACACAACAATTTCATCCGCAAATCTACATTGGCGGCAAGTGGTGTGATGCGCAGTCCGATCAGCGGGCCAGCATCATCAATCCGGCGACTGAAGAGCTGCTGGGCGAGGTGGCGATGGCAGGCAAGGCCGATGTGCATGCGGCGGTGAGTGCCGCCGTCGCCGCCAAAGCCGCTTGGGCCGACACCTCAGGTCAGGTCCGGGCCGGCTATTTACGGGCGATTGCGCAAGCTGTCTTGGCGCAACGAGATCAGCTGGCGCAGCTGCAGACGGCGAACAATGGAAAGCCATTGGCAGAGGCCGCGATAGATGTCGAGGATGTGATTGCCACCTTCAACTATTACGCTGATCTCGCGGCAGAACTGGATGCGGAGCAGGATCAGCAGGTGAGCTTGCCTAGCTCCGACTATCGCGCAAACTTGCGGCGCGAGCCATGCGGCGTGGTTGGACTCATCGTGCCATGGAATTTTCCGATGGTCACCGCCGCCTGGAAAGTCGCTCCGGCATTGGCGGCAGGTTGTACCGTGGTACTCAAGCCATCGGAAATAACGCCGCTTCCGGAGCTGGCGCTGGCCGCCATCATTGATCAGGTGCGCCTGCCGGCGGGCGTCTTTAACCTGGTCACCGGCAGCGGTGCTGAGGTAGGCGCCGCGCTGGTGGCGCATCCGGGATTATCTAAAGTCTCCTTTACCGGCAGCACAGCAATCGGCAGCGCCGTGATGAAGTCGGCCGCTGATGATTTAAAAGGCGTCAGCCTTGAACTGGGCGGGAAATCGGCGGCGCTGGTATTCGCCGATGCGGATATCGAAGCGGCATTGGATATCGTCTGTGGCGGCATCTTCTTCAATTGCGGGCAGATGTGCTCGGCGACTTCACGCTTGCTGGTCGACAAGAGCATCGCTGAAAATTTCATCGCCCGGCTCAAGCAGCGCATAGAAACAATCGTTGTCGGAGACCCGCTGGCCTCGGCTACCCAGATGGGGCCGATTACCAGCGCCCAGCAGTATCAGCGCGTGCAGCAATATATCCAGCAAGGCCTGGCAAGCGGAGCCCGCTTGCTGACCGGAGGCGGCAGGCCGGCGGATCTTCTCAAGGGCTATTTCCTGGCGCCCACTGTGTTCACCGAGGTGCCGTTGGACAGCGCCATCTGGCGCGAGGAAATCTTTGGACCGGTGCTATGTGTGAATACCTTCGATACCGAGGACGAGGCGGTCCGCATTGCCAACGACAGCGACTTCGGCCTGGTGGCAACCTTATTGACCGGAGACGAGCAACGGGCTGCGCGGGTTTCCGCGGCGCTGCAAGTCGGCTTGGTGTGGGTCAATAGCGGGCAAGTCATTTTTCCGCAAACGTCGTGGGGCGGCATGAAGAAAAGCAGCATAGGCCGCGAGCTGGGACCTTGGGGAATGCACGCGTTCCAGGAAATCAAGCATGTGATTTCTGCGGTGCGCAAATGA